In Candidatus Wallbacteria bacterium, a single window of DNA contains:
- a CDS encoding GNAT family N-acetyltransferase — protein sequence MIPDFYRVHDPENGEGWCNCVAWHLPTWDGWDKRTAKENRELRNKLFSSGEYDGYLLYLDGVPCGWCQTGQRDRLPKLLKAFNLLPDSETWAITCLLIIPSQRGKGLCNAFLSGIVADLKNSGVRKIEAYPKSKSDLAPGDAWMGPLKAFEKAGFQKIRDLSGNALMAVTFE from the coding sequence TTGATCCCTGATTTTTACAGGGTACATGACCCTGAAAACGGAGAAGGCTGGTGCAATTGCGTGGCCTGGCACCTGCCGACCTGGGACGGCTGGGATAAGCGTACTGCAAAAGAAAACCGTGAACTTCGCAACAAACTGTTCAGCAGCGGGGAATATGATGGCTATCTGCTTTATCTTGACGGAGTCCCCTGCGGCTGGTGCCAGACCGGTCAGCGGGACAGGCTGCCGAAACTCCTGAAAGCGTTTAATCTTTTACCTGATTCTGAAACCTGGGCCATCACCTGCCTGTTGATCATTCCTTCGCAAAGAGGGAAGGGTCTCTGCAATGCTTTTTTATCAGGAATCGTGGCTGACCTGAAAAATTCAGGTGTCAGGAAAATCGAAGCCTATCCAAAAAGTAAATCTGATCTCGCACCAGGTGATGCCTGGATGGGGCCTCTCAAGGCTTTCGAAAAAGCGGGTTTCCAAAAGATCCGCGATCTCAGCGGCAATGCGCTGATGGCTGTTACATTTGAGTAA
- a CDS encoding alpha-amylase C-terminal beta-sheet domain-containing protein, whose amino-acid sequence MQNARSIYILVLLIFFFTSSVQSGNLDGNYSGVMLQGFHWYSWKSSPWWGVIEQNAGKIADGHFTMVWLPPCSTSAASEGYLPTRLSCLDTPYGTKDQLKSAVNKLHSYNLKALADIVINHRCGTKDWADFTDPQWGPDSVCCDDEWPGAQGGTDTGASYSAARDIDHNKEYVRKSIIDWLKLLRSDVGFDGWRYDFVRGYHGSFTDMYNQATTPYFSVGEWWGDLNINNPDVNRQMICNWLDAAGGNSAAFDFTTKGLLQHCVTTNEFYRLKDKDGKPAGLIGWWPAKAVTFVDNHDTGPSTGGSGGQNHWPFPGDKVLMGYAYILTHPGTPCVYWCHYFDWGTGIQAEIKKLIEIRQQAGITSTSDITIPIADNSKYVAQVGKNLIVKIGPGDWSPASGWTLAASGAGYAVWTK is encoded by the coding sequence ATGCAGAATGCAAGATCGATTTATATCCTCGTTTTATTGATTTTCTTTTTTACATCATCAGTTCAATCCGGCAATCTGGACGGGAATTATTCAGGTGTAATGCTGCAGGGATTTCACTGGTATTCCTGGAAGTCTTCACCCTGGTGGGGTGTGATTGAGCAGAATGCCGGCAAAATTGCGGACGGGCATTTCACCATGGTCTGGCTTCCTCCCTGCTCAACTTCGGCAGCATCCGAAGGATACCTTCCAACCCGCCTGTCGTGTCTTGACACCCCTTACGGTACCAAAGATCAGCTCAAGAGCGCAGTCAATAAGCTCCATTCATACAATCTCAAAGCTCTCGCAGACATAGTGATCAATCACCGTTGCGGCACCAAGGACTGGGCTGATTTCACGGATCCGCAATGGGGACCTGATTCGGTCTGCTGCGACGACGAATGGCCCGGCGCACAAGGCGGTACAGATACCGGAGCCAGTTACAGCGCAGCCCGGGACATCGACCACAACAAGGAATATGTGCGCAAGAGCATCATCGACTGGCTGAAACTGCTTAGATCCGACGTCGGTTTCGACGGCTGGCGCTATGATTTCGTGCGTGGATATCACGGGAGTTTCACAGACATGTATAATCAGGCCACCACACCGTATTTTTCCGTAGGCGAATGGTGGGGAGACCTCAACATCAATAATCCTGACGTCAACCGGCAGATGATCTGCAACTGGCTGGATGCAGCAGGCGGCAATTCCGCGGCCTTTGATTTCACCACCAAGGGACTGCTGCAGCACTGCGTGACTACAAACGAATTTTACAGGCTCAAGGACAAAGACGGCAAGCCGGCAGGACTGATCGGCTGGTGGCCGGCCAAGGCAGTGACATTCGTAGACAATCATGACACAGGACCGAGCACTGGCGGTTCAGGCGGGCAGAATCACTGGCCATTCCCTGGCGACAAGGTGCTGATGGGCTATGCCTATATCCTGACTCATCCGGGCACTCCCTGCGTTTACTGGTGCCATTATTTCGACTGGGGCACTGGAATTCAAGCTGAGATCAAGAAACTGATCGAAATCCGGCAGCAGGCAGGCATCACCTCTACCAGTGACATCACGATTCCGATAGCTGACAATTCCAAATATGTAGCTCAGGTCGGTAAAAATCTGATCGTGAAGATCGGCCCTGGCGACTGGTCTCCAGCCTCAGGCTGGACTCTGGCAGCCAGCGGTGCCGGCTATGCGGTGTGGACAAAGTAA
- a CDS encoding EF-hand domain-containing protein: MIRIAILSVFLLLFSLVLAADKKPAAPQNTSDKARPAGQMPPQMGRMNGFRNIDFRVPSFEELDRDHNGTLDRDEFAVCMQELTQLTSIVMQIRQIVGGAGAENRDMNGGMMQQFILKKFDTDKNGHLDSKEISAWNSARQTIEKKYDQSGKGQIEPQQRKAMMEEIMEMLGMPAPPQNPQTPPPSPDGNQ, translated from the coding sequence ATGATTAGAATCGCGATTTTGTCAGTATTTCTACTGCTTTTTTCGCTGGTGCTTGCGGCCGACAAAAAACCTGCTGCGCCGCAGAATACCTCTGACAAGGCCAGACCGGCAGGACAGATGCCGCCACAGATGGGACGCATGAACGGTTTCAGGAACATTGATTTTCGCGTTCCCTCCTTTGAAGAACTTGACAGAGACCATAATGGAACCCTGGACAGGGACGAATTCGCGGTCTGCATGCAGGAACTGACACAGCTGACAAGCATTGTCATGCAGATCAGACAGATCGTGGGCGGAGCTGGAGCAGAGAACCGGGACATGAACGGCGGCATGATGCAGCAGTTTATTTTGAAGAAATTTGATACGGACAAGAACGGTCACCTGGATTCGAAAGAAATCAGCGCCTGGAACAGCGCCCGCCAGACGATTGAGAAGAAATACGATCAGAGCGGCAAAGGCCAGATCGAACCTCAGCAGAGAAAAGCAATGATGGAAGAGATCATGGAGATGCTTGGAATGCCAGCTCCTCCGCAGAATCCGCAAACTCCCCCACCATCACCGGACGGTAATCAGTAA
- a CDS encoding HEAT repeat domain-containing protein yields MARISIKPEFNLSAREIINLLKSDQEKDRKQVVVYLTRNLSDENTKLLQNIAENDPSTEVRFFAKKAIRILKDGGLMEPGWLETQRIDFSKFKVFSEITQIEKLQVIQGLIISDDKVDALSQLVLYLNNDQDPTVISALLTAIGKLGSEQEINLIVPYLENENSRIRASAVESLEYIDNPKCYPHIMTRFDDEDNRVRANALKAVSKLNQARAMEVIRNMLQSKMPSMIASAAFVLQYYPAEENIELLLPLLDNPNLSIKNNALRTLRKYQDKGMQKVADIFLKKSLDFLEHRKETVETLEKELDHALEINLDEDSSSKAKPVSPLRREPEPDRISKIPPISRISIKREDLTSAKPLQLSLKTPEIPDWLKSPQFKIAAMILLIFIILIYNLILFSLNDPGAVLRLHSIGLIGISQVISRFSEAFDKEDSNSKILMAGSLLKLKAAPKDSLPLLFCGLRDSDPRVRAECNNLLDKYLQQNDSLPALLFLQQSKNQADSVLSGKKISAAAETEQGRAALSKSLDNENPLIRIQALIALGKIAGSEPILLKMLSDSVPVVRLAALEALLTSSSGEIAALAVTECLIDENDEVRNSALGYLRNFNSFPPESVPRLVKALKSKNQEIQRSAALALGMTGCKSSEVIAALVNVIPDGSGQVNLNAITSLQKLGCQSTSIPELIKSLSDPNPVTCRSASETLAGLLKTPTTIPALITCLSSQDPRVRLYAAESLGNFGKKALSAYPLLLENLSSCDSDDFPKYQTALEKIGLDEPGALPYLIKALSVDGLRVRTFVIQSIGKYQKASSGAAQALADIFSTPNREIRCLILQTIGVIEPDFRIAYPLILSAFKDRSNYVRSQAEASLRNLVSTVETLPELLDALKSTDPYIRSTVVASLGFYNRNQSLAIHSLIESLKDSDTAVITNAESSLVRFGSAAVLDLIPILESSDTGEVKSALRILDRIGGLSASILPSILKKLTDPDLEIHHCCLKIIGNLRAGADTIQLLIKSLNEKDPESRRLAAIGLEKAGKDAGEAVPALTGVLTSDDPYLRQFAIKALDAITIDKVEASPIFIKALDCSDSYLREYAAAVLKKLENDQAKALQAYARGLSDGDSFVRLHSAKSLGRIGSGAMGQLSLLRQIAVNDENYNVRVAALEAANVIAASGK; encoded by the coding sequence CCAGCGCATAGATTTCAGCAAATTCAAGGTTTTCAGCGAAATCACTCAGATCGAGAAACTCCAGGTGATTCAGGGATTGATAATTTCAGACGACAAAGTCGATGCTCTGTCTCAACTGGTGCTTTACCTCAACAATGACCAGGACCCTACAGTGATTTCAGCTCTCCTGACGGCAATCGGCAAGCTCGGCAGCGAACAGGAAATCAATCTGATCGTTCCGTACCTTGAAAATGAGAATTCAAGGATCAGGGCGAGCGCAGTGGAGTCCCTTGAATACATCGACAATCCCAAGTGCTACCCCCATATAATGACAAGATTCGATGATGAAGACAACCGTGTGCGCGCCAATGCCCTTAAAGCTGTGAGCAAGCTGAATCAGGCACGAGCCATGGAAGTGATCCGAAACATGCTGCAGTCCAAGATGCCGAGCATGATTGCTTCCGCTGCTTTCGTCCTCCAGTATTACCCTGCGGAAGAGAATATTGAGCTGCTGCTGCCGCTGCTTGACAATCCAAATCTGAGCATTAAAAACAACGCCCTGCGGACATTGAGAAAATACCAGGACAAAGGGATGCAGAAAGTGGCGGATATTTTCCTGAAAAAATCCCTGGATTTTCTGGAACACCGCAAGGAGACCGTTGAAACCCTGGAAAAAGAACTGGACCATGCCCTTGAGATTAATCTCGATGAGGACAGCTCCAGTAAAGCAAAACCGGTCAGCCCTCTCAGACGGGAACCGGAACCTGACAGAATTTCAAAAATTCCCCCAATCTCAAGAATCTCAATCAAACGGGAGGATCTTACTTCCGCCAAACCTTTACAGCTCAGCTTGAAAACTCCGGAAATTCCTGACTGGTTGAAATCACCTCAGTTCAAGATCGCAGCTATGATCCTGCTGATTTTCATCATTTTGATCTACAATCTTATTTTGTTCAGCCTGAATGACCCGGGTGCCGTGCTGCGCCTGCATTCAATCGGATTAATCGGCATATCTCAGGTGATTTCGCGGTTTAGCGAAGCCTTTGACAAAGAGGACAGCAATTCGAAGATCCTGATGGCCGGATCCCTGCTGAAACTGAAAGCAGCCCCTAAAGATTCGCTTCCGCTGCTTTTCTGCGGCCTCAGAGACTCTGACCCCAGAGTCCGTGCGGAGTGCAACAATCTGCTGGACAAATACCTGCAGCAGAATGATTCGCTCCCTGCTCTTTTGTTTCTTCAGCAGAGTAAAAACCAGGCAGACTCGGTACTTTCCGGAAAAAAAATCAGCGCAGCCGCTGAAACAGAGCAAGGCAGAGCAGCATTAAGCAAATCTCTGGACAACGAAAACCCGCTCATCCGGATCCAGGCTCTGATCGCGCTTGGAAAAATTGCCGGATCTGAACCGATACTGCTGAAAATGCTGTCTGATTCCGTCCCGGTGGTAAGGCTTGCGGCACTTGAAGCACTGCTCACTTCCAGCTCCGGAGAAATAGCCGCCCTGGCCGTTACCGAATGCCTGATTGACGAGAATGACGAAGTCAGAAATTCAGCGCTTGGGTATCTGCGAAATTTCAATTCATTCCCGCCTGAATCTGTTCCCAGATTAGTCAAAGCACTGAAAAGCAAAAATCAGGAAATACAGCGTTCCGCCGCATTGGCTCTGGGAATGACTGGTTGTAAGAGCAGTGAAGTCATCGCCGCCCTGGTCAATGTGATTCCCGACGGGAGCGGGCAGGTGAATCTGAACGCCATTACTTCGCTCCAGAAACTTGGATGCCAGTCCACATCCATTCCCGAATTGATCAAATCGCTTTCAGATCCCAATCCTGTCACCTGCCGTTCAGCCTCAGAAACACTTGCAGGACTTCTGAAAACTCCGACCACCATTCCTGCTCTCATCACCTGCCTTTCAAGTCAGGATCCCAGAGTCAGACTGTACGCCGCAGAATCCCTGGGAAATTTCGGTAAGAAAGCCTTGTCTGCTTATCCCCTGCTGCTCGAAAACCTCTCCTCCTGCGATTCAGATGACTTCCCAAAGTATCAGACCGCACTGGAAAAAATCGGTCTGGACGAACCCGGAGCACTTCCCTACCTGATAAAAGCTCTGTCCGTCGATGGCCTCAGGGTCCGCACCTTTGTGATCCAGTCAATTGGGAAATATCAGAAGGCTTCATCAGGCGCGGCACAGGCCCTGGCGGATATTTTTTCAACCCCAAACCGTGAAATCCGCTGCCTCATTCTTCAAACCATCGGAGTCATCGAACCCGATTTCAGGATCGCCTATCCCCTGATCCTCTCAGCCTTTAAAGATAGAAGTAATTATGTCCGGTCCCAGGCCGAGGCATCTTTGAGAAATCTGGTCTCAACCGTAGAAACCCTGCCTGAACTTCTGGATGCCCTGAAAAGCACTGATCCTTACATCCGCTCCACAGTTGTTGCGTCGCTGGGTTTCTATAACCGGAACCAAAGCTTGGCAATCCACTCCCTGATTGAATCGCTTAAAGATAGCGATACAGCAGTGATTACTAATGCTGAATCTTCCCTGGTCAGGTTCGGTTCCGCCGCTGTTTTGGACTTGATCCCGATCCTGGAAAGCAGCGATACAGGTGAAGTCAAATCCGCGCTTAGAATACTTGACCGGATCGGCGGTTTATCTGCATCCATCCTGCCCTCGATCCTGAAAAAACTGACTGACCCGGATCTGGAAATTCATCACTGTTGTTTAAAGATCATTGGGAATCTCCGGGCTGGGGCTGATACTATCCAATTACTGATCAAGTCCCTGAATGAAAAAGACCCGGAATCCAGACGCCTTGCTGCAATTGGGCTGGAAAAGGCAGGTAAAGATGCCGGGGAAGCTGTCCCAGCCCTGACTGGTGTTTTAACCAGCGATGATCCATATCTCCGCCAGTTCGCAATCAAAGCCCTGGACGCCATCACAATCGACAAAGTCGAGGCATCTCCTATTTTTATCAAAGCTCTCGATTGCAGCGATTCCTATCTGAGGGAGTATGCAGCAGCAGTATTGAAAAAACTGGAAAATGACCAGGCCAAAGCTTTGCAGGCATATGCCAGGGGCCTCTCAGACGGGGATTCTTTTGTCAGGTTGCATTCGGCTAAATCTCTGGGCAGAATCGGGTCCGGCGCTATGGGGCAACTGTCTCTCCTCAGGCAGATCGCAGTGAATGATGAGAATTACAATGTACGTGTCGCAGCCCTGGAAGCAGCCAACGTCATTGCCGCATCCGGGAAATAG